The genomic stretch GATAGGCCGGAGCCGAGGGGGGCAGCAAACGCACTAACTCAAGATGCCCCAGAATCCGGGCCGTGACCAGCTGATGGATAGCCAGGGCATCAAGACGCTGATGTTCCCGAAGGTCATGATGGAGGACAAAAAGATAGGCCAGGGTGAGGATGAGAAGGCTGCCCATCCCCAGCCCCAGCCAGATTCTCTCTGGACGAACCTTCATGGAGAAGGGCTATCTCCAACCACCCCAGCCTCTTCCACCTTGACTCCAGTTTCCATGGTCATCATAAGGGCAATTGTAGGGATCATGATCATCGTGAGGGCAGTCGTGTCGGCCGCAGCAGGGGCCATGTCCCCGCCAGAGGGGGAAGCCGTTTTGATCCCTCAGGGTGATTTCCCGGCCGTTGGCCCTTATGAGCCGGGGGAAGATCAGATTGCCCTGACGATAGCCGATGATCTCCACCTGCTCGCCGGTGCTCAGGCTATAGTTATTATCGCGCCAGTACCAGATGGGCCCCAGCCGGACATTATAGACCTGACCGTCTTCTCCCTGGACCCGGGCCACAGGGGGGTTAATATCCAGCACCCGACCTCTGATGGTGGCCTGACCACCCTGAACCGGCTGATTCATCATGTTCGGATTCATCATGTTCCCTTGAGGGCCGGAGTTATAGGTTGGGCCATAGTTATAATTATAGGTTGGCGGGTAGGTCTTGGCCCCGTTTTCACTTTTGGCAGAATTGATAACCCCCAGAACAAACAGGGCAACCAGAAACAAAAGGCTCAATCTCTTCATGGCAAAACCTCCTAAAAGTTTTTTTCTTTAATGGTCCGGACCATTTGTTATCCCATAAAAGCAACGCTCGTGCCAGAACGTAAAATGAAAAAAATGGGCCTGATTTAGTCCTTATCTGTCCCTAAGTGGGACCTTTTCTCCCCAGAGAAGTAAAGGCTCAAGGATCCTTTTTGTCGCCAGCTCGACAAGATCGTCGCCCCCTCTTTTTTGAGAACTCAAGTCTGCCGAAAAGAAGTAAAGATCCTTTAAAGGAGGCAGTCCTATGGACTCCTGGCGTCGTCTTCCCCTTACGGTCAAACTGCTACTAGGAACCGTTATCGTTGTGGTCGCCTCGGTGGCAGGTTTGGTGGCCTTCTCTACCTATCAGCACTGGCAAACCATTCTTGAGGGATACCGACTCTCAGCCAGACAACTGGTCATCCAGGCCGAAAATGTCCGCAAGCACGTGGCCAAGGCCCATGAAAAGGGCATCTACCGGAAGTACGTTGAGGGCCTCAAGCAGGAGGCCCTGGCCGCCCGAAAGCAGGGTGATGAGAAGCGCCTCCGGGAAATCGCTGAGAAATTTGTCGATATCGTTCCGGTAATAAATGCCATCCGGGTGCTGGATCAGGGGGCCAAGGAAGGAGGATACATCCTTCGGGTGCCTAAATTTCAGCCCCGCAATCCCGCCAACGCCCCTGACCCTGTAGAGGCCAGGGTTCTCAAGAGCCTTATGGCCGGAGAAAAGGAAGAAATAGTCATTCGGGGGGATTATCCCGACCCCACCACTGGAAGGCTGAGGCCGGCGTTGCGATATTTTCGCCCCATTCGTCTTACTCAAGACTGCCTTATCTGCCACGGAGATCCACAGCGTTCCTATGAGCTCTGGGGGAACAGAGATGGTCTTGATCTCACCGGGGCCCGGATGGAGGGCTGGAAGGCCGGGGAGGTCCACGGGGCCTTTGAGATCATATACTTTCTTGACGGGGCCATAGCGGCCCTGAAGAAGAATGCCCTAATTATGGCCGTCGGAACCCTGGTGGCTATCTTCCTCATTGCCCTCCTTGTCCATTTTATAGTTTCTCGAATTGTAGGTCGTCCTATAGGCCAGTTTATCTTGGCCGCCGAGAAAATCGCCGATGGTGACTTAAGCGTGACCTTTACCACCAGAAGCCGGGATGAAATCGGACGCCTGGCCCAGGCCCTTGAGAAAATGAAAGAGGGCCTCCGGCGGCTGATTGGCCTTATCTTTAAGGAAACCCAGACCCTGGGAGACGAGGCCCAGAGGTTCAAAGAAACGGGCAATCTTTTGAGTCAAGAGGCCCGCACCATGAGGGATCGGGCCGAATCAATGGTTGAGGGGATCCAGAACATCGCCCACCAGGTAGAGGAAATTGCCGGAGCCGCTGAACAGATGAGCGAGGCCGTCCGGGAAGTGACTCAAAACATCATTAAAACCACGGAGATCACCCGAGGCGCCAGGGAAAGGGCCGAAGAGGCCAGCCAGGTCATCCATCGCCTGGGGGAAGGGAGCCAGAGGATTGGCGAAGTGGTTAAGGTGATCAACGAGATCTCCGAACAGACCAATCTTCTGGCCTTAAACGCCACCATTGAGGCCGCCCGGGCCGGGGAGGCCGGCAAGGGCTTTGCCGTGGTGGCCAATGAAGTCAAGGAGCTGGCCCGTCAGACGGCCAAGGCTACCGAGGAGATAGCCGAGATCGTCTCCAGAATCCAGACAGACACCGAGGCTGCTGTTTCGGCCATCAATAACATCAGCCAGACCGTAGGCGAGATAGACGATATCTCTAACTCCATCGCCGGAGCCGCCGAAGAACAGAGCGTAACGATAAATGAGATCACCCAGAATATCCGGGAGACGGCCGATTCGAGTAGCAAGGTCAAGGAGGGGGCCCTTTCTATGAACCAGACCGTAGCCAAAGTTTCCCAGGTGGCTGAAGAGACTCGAGAGGCCTCAGAGAGGCTAAATGAGCTGGCCAAGAATCTGACTCAGGCCGTTGAAAAGTTTAAGACCTGATACCCATAAGGCATGAAAATCGTCTATTCTCAAGACTATGCCATGGAGTGGGGGGAACACGTCTTCCCGGCAGAAAAATACCACCTTCTCTACCGGCGTCTTTTAAAGGAAGGTCTGGTTCGGGAAGAAGACGTCATCAGCCCCCCGGTCCCCTCCTGGCAGGAGCTGGCTCTTATTCATGAGCCAGAGTATTTAGAAGAACTTCAGACCCTTCGGGCGAGCCCCAGAACTCTTTCCTCAGAGATTCCCCTCAACCCCTCTTTAATAAGGGGCACCAGAGTCATGTGTGGAGGCACATATCTGGCCGCTATTTTGGCCCTCAAAGAGGGGATAGGGTTTCATCTGGGGGGAGGGCTTCACCACGCCTACCCGGACCACGCCGAGGGTTTTTGCTACCTCAATGACCTGGGTTTTGCTTTAGCCAAGCTCAAAAATGAGGGGCAAATCCGCCGAGCCGCCGTGGTGGACTGTGATCTCCATCAGGGAAACGGCACAGCTTTCATCTTTCGGCATGATCCGGAGATCTTCACCTTCTCCATTCATCAAGAATTCTTATATCCCTTCCCCAAAGAACAGAGTGATCTAGACATCGGTCTTGCGGTGGGCACCGGTGATGAAGAGTATCTCTTGGCCCTTGAAGGGGCCCTGGAGAGGGTTATAGGGCACAGCCCGGAGCTGGTTATTTATCAGGCCGGGGTTGACCCCTACAGGGGAGATCTGCTGGGCGACCTGGCCCTTTCTGAGGAGGGGCTTAGGCGGCGGGACGAAATGGTCATCGGCCACCTACGCAAAGCAGGGATTCCCGTGGCTATTACCCTTGGGGGTGGGTATCCTGCCGAGGTGGAAAAGGTGGTCGAGCTCCACCTTCAGACCTTTCTTGTGGCCCGGAGCTACTCTGAGGGGGCTTCTCCAGCCAGATAACAGTCTGGCCTGGCCTGGGCTCCAGACGAGAGTCGGCGGTAAAGACCCGTAACTTGCGTCCCTCGGTGACCAACAAAAGAGGCCAGGCCTCTTCCGGAAGGCGGAAGCCCTTCTCCACCCTGGTCTTTCTTATCTTGGCCCCAGCCCTTATTCGGGCCATGATTCGCGAATAGGTCGCCTGGGGACCAAACAGAATTCTGCCCCTGAGGTTAATAGATACCGGCTCGGGGCAGCCAAAACCGCGGCCTTCTGGAGGAAGCTGATAGACCTCAGATCGACCAAAGGTATCGACAAAGTGAATGACCGCCAGGGAGTTAACCTCATCGTTTGAGGTTAAGGCGAAAAGCCGACCGATACCTTCAAGACCGATCTCGTCTAGAACACAGCCCGAGAGAATACTGCTGTAGAAGGTAGGGAGCCCCAGGCGGCGGGCCTCAACAATATTGGCCCAGTTAGTATCCACCAGGAGGGTTTTGAAACCCTCCTCCTCGACGGCCAGGGCCAACTGCCTGGAGAAGGCATGGGCCCCCACCAAAAGGACCCCCTGAGGATCGGGCTGGACCACCTTAAGGGCTCGGGCCACCCAAGGGGCCAGAAGCCCATAAATGGCCACGGTGACCGCGATCACCTGAAAGACCACCGGGGCCAGGAGGGCCCCCTGGGGCTGACCGATGTGCTGGAGCTCCAGAGAGAAGATAGAGGCGACAGCGGCGGCCACAATCCCCCGGGGGGCCATAAAGGCCATAAAGGCCCTCTCCCGCCAAGAAAGGGGCGAAAAGATGGTAGAGATAAAGACCGACACGGGACGGGCCACCAGGACCACTACGGCCAAAAAGAGGGCCCTCTGGGGAGTGATTTTGAGCAGGTCGTCCAAGTTCAAGCGGGCCGAAAGAATAATAAAAAGGCCAGATATAAGAAGAATCCTTAAGTTTTCTTTGAATTCAATTATATGGCGGATACTAACCGCCCCCTGATTGGCCAAAAAGATACCCATGATGGTCACCGCCAGAAGCCCTGACTCCGGCTGGAGGTAATTAGAGAGGACAAAGGCCAGAAGGACCATCATCAAGATGAGGGCGTTTTCTAGAAAATCCGGCACCCAGTAGCGGCGCAGGATGACCACCAGGGCTGCGGCACAGGCCGCCCCCACTGAGCCTCCGAGGAGAATGGTCTTAGCCACTCCCAGCATAGCCCCCCAGGTGGCGGCCTTGGCCCCGGCCGCAGCGGCGGCTTGAAAGACAAGCACCGCCAACATCGCTCCCACCGGGTCAATAATGATGCCCTCCCACTTGATCACCGAGGCTACCTCGGCGGTGGGCCGAATATGTTTAAGCAAGGGTTGGATTACTGTAGGGCCCGTAACCACCAAGATGGCCCCCAACAAAAGGGCGACAGAAGGAGAAAAGCCTAGAAGAATGAGGGCTGCCAGGGAAACCACCACCCAGGAGATGAAAACCCCCAAGGTGACCAGGCGACCTATCACCCTGGCCGTCTGGCGGATTTCAGGAAGTCGGAGGGTCAGCCCCCCCTCAAAGAGAATGACGGCCACCGAAAGGGAGACCAGCGGCAGAAGGGTGTCCTTAAAGAGGTCATCTGGATTAAGAAGGCCCAGGCCAGGGCCGGCCAGAAGGCCAGCCCCCAGAAGAATAAGAATAGAAGGAAGGTGAAACCGCCAGGAAAGCCACTGAGCGGCCACCCCTAAGGCAACAATGGCCGTAAGACCGGTGAGGATATGAGCACTCAAAACACCATTTAAATAGCCCCACCAGCCCTAAATGACCAGAAAAAACTAAATGGCTTGAGCCTTGCGCCAGCCTTCTGCCTTAAGACGCTCCATACGGGCGTTGGCCCAGGAGCGAATTTCGCAAAAATACCGCTGGGGATCAACCTTAAGAAGGGCAACGATGGCGGCCTTCTCCTCCTGAATATCCTCCAGCTCCCCTGGATAAAACTCCTTCCAGGTAGCGTATCCTTGATCAAAGAGAAACTCCGGGGTGACCTCCTCAGGAGGGATACCCAGCTTGGAGACAGCCATAAAACGGGCCAGATCCATATCGTATTCAATGATCCAGCCGTTGTCCCAGAGCATTCGCTGGGAGTCAAATTCCACCTTACTGGAGCAGGTCGGACAATAGACCCTGGTCACGACCTCTTTGGTCATGATGTTGTCTCGCAGGTTAAATGAAGCCTCTCGGTCTCCACAAAAACACCGAAGACTTATTTCCATACACATCCTCAGAGACCTCCTTTTCCAGATAATAGATAATAAAGATTACTTACTCTTAAAATGAATATTTGTAAAGAATTTTTATAAGTTTCTTTTGACCTACGAAATAAATCTATCTAATATCTAGCCAAGGAGGAGGTATGGCGGGGATAAAGCTGGCCACATGGAACGTAAATTCCGTTCGTATGCGCAAAGATCATCTTCTCCGGTGGCTTGAGGTCCAAAGGCCGGAGATAGTCTGTCTTCAGGAGACCAAAGTAGAAGACCAAGACTTTCCCTTTGAGGATTTAAAAAGAGCCGGCTACTTTGCCGCCCATGCCGGCGGTAAAGGAAGAAACGGGGTGGCCATTATCAGCCGCGAAGAGCCCGGTGATGTTGTGGTTGGCTTCCCCCAAACCGAAGATCCAGAGGCCGCCGAAAGAATAATCGCCGCTACTGTCTTGGGGATAAGGGTCATCTCTGTCTATATTCCCAACGGAGGCAAAGTGGGTTCAGATTATTTTCTTTACAAGCTGGAGTTCATCTATCGCCTAAGGGAGTACCTGGAAGAAAAACACAGCCCCCAAGAGCCTCTGGTCTTGGCCGGAGATTTTAACGTCGCCCCGGAGGAAAAGGATGTTTATGATCCAGAGCTCCTGGCGGGTCAGATATGTTTTCACCCCCGAGAGCGTTCGGCCATCGCCACGTTAAAGGATTGGGGGCTCATTGATGCCTTAAGGCTCAAACATCCCGAAGAGGGGATCTTTACCTGGTGGGACTATCAGTTCCAGGCCTTCAAAGCCAACCGGGGGATGCGACTTGATCATATCTGGATCACCTCACCCCTGGCAGAGAGGCTGATCGACTGTTTCGTCGATAAAGAGCCCCGGGCCTGGAAGAGGCCATCAGACCACACTCCCCTGGTGGCCGTTTTCCGTTAAGAACCAGTCAACCTCTCGGCGGCCCTTTCGGCCAGAAAGACCAGGGACTCAAGGTCAAGGTAATCGAGGGCCACCTGATCAAAGAGAATTTTGACCTGAGCAGAGAATCCCTCTTCCTGATCTTCATCCCAGAAGAGAATCACCAGAGGCACCCGGGGAAGGGCCGGAAGGATGGCGGAGATATCAGCTTGCCCCTCAGGCCAGTCTCTAGCCCCCAGGGCCCGAAGGGCCTTTTTAAGAACCCCGGGAGCCCCGGCAAATCTTTGGGCCAGGAGATCTTCGGCATAGCGCTTAAGGGTGGCTACTTTTGCCACCGAGTTGGGGAAGGCCTCAAGGCCCACGAAATGATGCGAGAGGGGCGTTCCCCGGGCAAAACGAAGATAATTGTAGAGAAGGATCTGATCCCGGGGGTCAAGCTCCAGACCGGAGGAAACCCGGACAGCTTCCCTGCCCAGGCAGACCTCTTCTCCCAGATAGGAAAGACAAAGCCAGCCTTCCTTCATCTCCCCTCCAACCAGAGGAGCCACCTGTGAGAGGTCAAGGCGGGCCACTTCAGCCCGGACATGCTCCAGAATGGCCAGGACCTGGTCGTGGGGCTCCCTGGTCGAGGCCAATTCTGGAAACCGGCTCACCTCAAAGAAGGGGCACCTCTCTGGCAAAGTGGCTCCCGAGGCCAGAGCGGTGGCAAAGGCCAAACAGGTAGGGAAACCACACTGGCCGCAATTGGTGCGGGGCAAGGCTTTGAATATCTCTAAGGCCGTAGGCATTTTAAAAATAGACCGTCTTTTCCCAGGGCCTGTCAAGAATCACCATTCAAAAAGCCAGTCCAGGGTAGATAGGATTTTGAGATCGTTCTTCTCTGTCCCCTCAGGAACCCGACTACGATAGAGATCTTCCAGACGCAGGGAGAACTGGAGGTTTTTGAGAAGAGGCAGCCCCAGGCGGACCTTGCCTTCAAACTGATAGTCCTCTGGCTGGCTAAATTTGGGTTGATAGGTGGCCTCAGCCTCAAGGTTTAGCTGGGCCAGTCGTTTAGCCCCCTTGAGCCCTAAAAGGGCTCTGGTGACCAGATAGGCCCCTTTTCGTCGGTAGTCCTCATAGTCAAAGCTGAGTCCAAACAGGAGTTGGAGATGGCTTTCATCAGGACCGTAAAGATAGTAGCTAAGGCCTGTTCCTCCCTGGAGTCTGAGGTCAAGATCGGCCTCCTTGTCCACCTCAAAGAGATCTTTGGTAAAGAAGGAGAGCCGAGGGGCCAAAGAATAATCATAAAAGAAATCTCCCCGGAGCCTATCCTTGTCTGTCGCCCCTTCAGAGAGGGCGTATTCATAGAAAACATCTGTCTCCAGACGCCCCCGGGGCCACTTCTTTTTCGCCGCCACCATGGCCCGATAGCTTTGATAATCTGTGTTCCCTGAATCATGCTCAAGGCCCACAGAAACTCTAATCCTCCAGGGTTCTTTAGGTGAAGCGGCCGGGGGTAAAGACTTGGCCGGCAGGATATCCTCCTTGGGAATCCGGAGAGTTCCGTAGGGGGTGGCCAGGATGACTACCCCCGATTCCTCTTTGAGGATTTCACCCGTCAGGCGATCTCCATTTTTGAGATGAAGCTCAACCCCTGCGGCAGGAGCCACCCCCAAAAACAACAGGCCCACGATAAGAATCAGGATCATCTTTCCTCCGTAATCATTTGGCCACATTTGGCCTTTAGGATTATGCTTTCTAAAGAAGGCTACCAAGTTTTGCCAAGGAGAAAGAGGGAATGAAACTTCCCCGTCAGAAAACCAAGATAGTGGCCACCATAGGCCCGGCTTCAGATTCTGTAAAGACCATCAAGAAGATGATTCGCGAGGGGATGAATATCGCCCGTATCAACCTGGCCCACGGAGATAAAGAAAGTCATCGGAGGACCATCCAAAGGATTCGGGAGGCCGCCCGGGCTGCGGGAGGAGAGGTGACCATTATGGCCGATCTTCCCGGCCCCAAGCTTCGAATCGGACGCCTGGCAAAGGAACCACTTCAACTGGAAAAAGGAGAAGAGGTTATTCTCAGCACCGGCCCGGCAACCGGCTACAGGAAAGTCATTCCGGTAGATTTCGCCGAACTTCCCCGGGTCGTTCGTCCGGGAAAGACCATCTTCTTAAACGACGGCTTTGTCCAGCTGCGGGTGGAAAAAGTCCAAGGGGCGGAAGTCCACTGCCGGGTCGTTGTCGGTGGATCTCTTCGCTCCCACAAGGGAATAAACATTCCCGGAGTGGATCTGGGCATAAGTGCTGTTACCCAACAGGACCTGGAGCTCCTATCTTTTGCCCTAAAAGAAGCCGTTGAGGCCATCAGCGTCTCCTTTGTCGAAAAGCCAGAAGACATCCAACAGGTACGCCAATTTGCCCAAGATCTGGGTTATCAGCCCTTCATCATTGCCAAAATAGAACGGGCCGCGGCGGTAAAAAACATAGCCTCCATCCTCTCAGTGGCTGACGGTATTATGGTGGCCCGGGGTGATCTAGGGGTAGAGATGCCCATTGAGGAGATTGCCGTGGTCCAGAAGAGATTAATCCACCTGGCCAACCAGGCAGCCAAGCCGGTAATCACCGCCACCCAGATGCTGGAGTCCATGACCGAAAACAGTCGCCCCACCAGGGCTGAAGTAACCGACGTAACTAATGCTATCCTGGATGGCACGGACTGCCTGATGTTATCAGAGGAGACGGCTACCGGAAACTACCCGGTGGAAGCAGTAGCCATGATGGCCCGAATCGCCAGGGCCGCCGAGGCGGCTTCAAATAGGCTCCCACTGTGGAGGGAGCACTTTGAGCCTCCTGTGGGCAAAAAGGTTGCCGTGGAGGACATCATTGCCCTGGATATCTACCTTACTGTAAACCGCCTCCCGGCCAGCCTGGTCATCACCCCCACCGAAAGCGGAGCCACCGCCCGGCGGGTGGCCCGGTTCAGGCTTCCAGTCTGGATAGCCGCCTTTACCCCCTCGCTGGCTACCTGCCGTCAACTTCAGTTTAGCTACGGCGTCCTGGCCATTCAGGTAACCTCTCGTCCCCAAAGCTGGCGCCGCCTGGCCCAAAGCTGGGCCCAGAGGGCCGGATTCCGTCGGGGATACGCCGTTATTGTCCAGGGGCCATCACCGGATCACCCTCAGGCCCCCCATCGCCTGGAAATATTAGACTTGACCCACAAGGAGCTTGAAACCCTCTCAGAGAGCTGAAAAGTTCAAGATAAAAAGAGGCCAGGGGAGGGACCAGAATGCCCATATATGAGTTTTGCTGTCTGGAGTGCGGGGAAGTCTTTGAGACCTTGCAGCGCCTAGGGGATTCACCCCCTGTCTGTCCTCTCTGTCAATCAGGGCGGGTAGAAAAACTGATCTCCGCCCCGGGAGCCGTCATTGACCGGGGGGCTTCCGTCAGACAACGAGAAACAAGCATCCTGAGGAGGGCTGGAGAATACCTCCGGGACGGAAAAGTCGCTGAGGCCCGACGTTTTCTCAAGGAGGCCCAGGAACACGTGCGCACCGACTCCATAAAACGTCTTTCGGATCGCCTCCAGCAACAGCCTCGGGGAGGCTACCTGGTCTCAAAACCGGCAGCCGTGATCACCAAGAAGAAGTCTTAACCACCCTTGAGGCCAGAATCTCCCTGGCCTCAAGCCCCAAAATTGCCGAAAGGGCCTCATCTATCCGCACCCCTCCCTGCTCTGGAGTGCGAAGGGTAATGGTGAGGCCCTGGGGAGAGAGAGCTTCAAGGGCAAGGACATAGTCCTTAAGATCAATCGTCTTTTTCTTACCTTTTCGCAGCCGGGAAAAAGGCCAGCTCTCTCGGGCCTTAAAGTTATTGACGATCTCGGAGAGATCCTGAGGGGCCGGAAGCTCCACCACGAAAGTCATCTTTGCCTCATGGGGAGGCTCACGGCCTACCTGCCAGGGCTGGACAGCCAGGAGGCCGATGCCGGCGGGCATGGTAGCCGAAAGGCGCCGCTTTATCTCTTCCTCCGGCAAAGGGCGGACAAGTTCAACAACGAAATGTTCCCTTTCGCTGGCCACTCCTACCGGTAAGGCCCGGGGAAAGGAGACTCTAGGCAGGGGATGGAAGCCCTGACTGAAGGAAAGGGGGAGGCCGGCCCGCCTGAGAGCCCGATGAACGACCCGCATAAGCTCAAGCTGGCTCAAAAAACGGGCTGGACCATCCTTGCTGTAGGCCACCAGATAGGCGAAACGGCCCTCAGGCTGGGAGGGCGGAGGCGGTGGAGGAGGAAGCTTACAGTCCTTCTTAAGGCTCAAGGCCACCTTCTTTCCACAAACTCCGCACTTAAGACAGCGACTGAAGCGGCAGTCCGGACTAAACTGGGCTTCAAGGGCCAGCCGGCGCTCCTGACGCAGAAACTCCTGGCTAACTCCCATATCCAGATGCTCCCAGGCAAGGGGGGCCTCAAGGGACCTGGCGGAAAGATAACCCTCAAGGTTAATTCCCACCCTTTGAGCAGCTTTTTGCCAAAGAGAAAGACGGAAGTGATCACTCCAGCCATCAAGGCGGGCTCCCAAACGCCAGGCCTCTTCAATAAGGGAGGCCAGAGAGCGATCCCCGCGAGAGAAAACCCCTTCAAGGAGGCTCATCTCAGGCTGGTGCCACTTAACCCGAAAACCCCGCCCCCGAAGGGCCTGCTTGAGGATCCCAAGCCTAAAGGTGGCTTCGTCTGGAAGAAGCTGGGCCTCCCACTGAAACGGGGTATGGGGTTTGGGGACAAAAGTGGCCACACTCACCGTGACCTGCCCTCCCCGACCGGAGGGGGCCATCTTCCGAACCTCCCGGGCCAGACGGATTATCTCCTTGACGTCTTCCTCCGTTTCAGAGGGAAGCCCGACCATGAAATAAAGCTTGATGTGCCCCCACCCCAGACGGAAGGCCGCCTCAGCACAGGCCAGAAGATCTTCCTCCCGGATATCCTTATTGATTACCTGACGCAGCCTCTGGCTTCCGGCCTCAGGGGCCAGGGTAAAACCAGTCTTACGGACCCGGCGGATCTCCTCCATGATGGCCAGAGTCAGGGTGCCTACCCGAAGAGAGGGCAAAGAGATAGCCACCCGTCGGGGGCAGTAAACGGCCATGAGGTATTCCACCAGAGGCTCAAGGCAACTGTAGTCTCCGGTGGAGAGAGAAAGGAGAGAGACTTCGTCCCAGCCAGTGGCCTCAAGCCCCTCCTGGATAAGCTCCAGCACCCGTTTGGGAGATCTTTCCCTCACCGGCCGATAGGTAACCCCGGCCTGACAGAAGCGGCAGCCCCGGGTGCACCCCCTGGAGACCTCAATGGCCAGACGATCGTGGGCTGTTTCGGCAAAGGGCACCAGTGGTCGGTAGGGGTAGGGAACGGCATCCAGAT from Thermosulfuriphilus ammonigenes encodes the following:
- a CDS encoding methyl-accepting chemotaxis protein; the encoded protein is MDSWRRLPLTVKLLLGTVIVVVASVAGLVAFSTYQHWQTILEGYRLSARQLVIQAENVRKHVAKAHEKGIYRKYVEGLKQEALAARKQGDEKRLREIAEKFVDIVPVINAIRVLDQGAKEGGYILRVPKFQPRNPANAPDPVEARVLKSLMAGEKEEIVIRGDYPDPTTGRLRPALRYFRPIRLTQDCLICHGDPQRSYELWGNRDGLDLTGARMEGWKAGEVHGAFEIIYFLDGAIAALKKNALIMAVGTLVAIFLIALLVHFIVSRIVGRPIGQFILAAEKIADGDLSVTFTTRSRDEIGRLAQALEKMKEGLRRLIGLIFKETQTLGDEAQRFKETGNLLSQEARTMRDRAESMVEGIQNIAHQVEEIAGAAEQMSEAVREVTQNIIKTTEITRGARERAEEASQVIHRLGEGSQRIGEVVKVINEISEQTNLLALNATIEAARAGEAGKGFAVVANEVKELARQTAKATEEIAEIVSRIQTDTEAAVSAINNISQTVGEIDDISNSIAGAAEEQSVTINEITQNIRETADSSSKVKEGALSMNQTVAKVSQVAEETREASERLNELAKNLTQAVEKFKT
- a CDS encoding histone deacetylase family protein — protein: MKIVYSQDYAMEWGEHVFPAEKYHLLYRRLLKEGLVREEDVISPPVPSWQELALIHEPEYLEELQTLRASPRTLSSEIPLNPSLIRGTRVMCGGTYLAAILALKEGIGFHLGGGLHHAYPDHAEGFCYLNDLGFALAKLKNEGQIRRAAVVDCDLHQGNGTAFIFRHDPEIFTFSIHQEFLYPFPKEQSDLDIGLAVGTGDEEYLLALEGALERVIGHSPELVIYQAGVDPYRGDLLGDLALSEEGLRRRDEMVIGHLRKAGIPVAITLGGGYPAEVEKVVELHLQTFLVARSYSEGASPAR
- a CDS encoding cation:proton antiporter — encoded protein: MSAHILTGLTAIVALGVAAQWLSWRFHLPSILILLGAGLLAGPGLGLLNPDDLFKDTLLPLVSLSVAVILFEGGLTLRLPEIRQTARVIGRLVTLGVFISWVVVSLAALILLGFSPSVALLLGAILVVTGPTVIQPLLKHIRPTAEVASVIKWEGIIIDPVGAMLAVLVFQAAAAAGAKAATWGAMLGVAKTILLGGSVGAACAAALVVILRRYWVPDFLENALILMMVLLAFVLSNYLQPESGLLAVTIMGIFLANQGAVSIRHIIEFKENLRILLISGLFIILSARLNLDDLLKITPQRALFLAVVVLVARPVSVFISTIFSPLSWRERAFMAFMAPRGIVAAAVASIFSLELQHIGQPQGALLAPVVFQVIAVTVAIYGLLAPWVARALKVVQPDPQGVLLVGAHAFSRQLALAVEEEGFKTLLVDTNWANIVEARRLGLPTFYSSILSGCVLDEIGLEGIGRLFALTSNDEVNSLAVIHFVDTFGRSEVYQLPPEGRGFGCPEPVSINLRGRILFGPQATYSRIMARIRAGAKIRKTRVEKGFRLPEEAWPLLLVTEGRKLRVFTADSRLEPRPGQTVIWLEKPPQSSSGPQERSEGGARPPFPPRQDTHPQG
- the xth gene encoding exodeoxyribonuclease III, whose translation is MAGIKLATWNVNSVRMRKDHLLRWLEVQRPEIVCLQETKVEDQDFPFEDLKRAGYFAAHAGGKGRNGVAIISREEPGDVVVGFPQTEDPEAAERIIAATVLGIRVISVYIPNGGKVGSDYFLYKLEFIYRLREYLEEKHSPQEPLVLAGDFNVAPEEKDVYDPELLAGQICFHPRERSAIATLKDWGLIDALRLKHPEEGIFTWWDYQFQAFKANRGMRLDHIWITSPLAERLIDCFVDKEPRAWKRPSDHTPLVAVFR
- a CDS encoding DUF3786 domain-containing protein gives rise to the protein MPTALEIFKALPRTNCGQCGFPTCLAFATALASGATLPERCPFFEVSRFPELASTREPHDQVLAILEHVRAEVARLDLSQVAPLVGGEMKEGWLCLSYLGEEVCLGREAVRVSSGLELDPRDQILLYNYLRFARGTPLSHHFVGLEAFPNSVAKVATLKRYAEDLLAQRFAGAPGVLKKALRALGARDWPEGQADISAILPALPRVPLVILFWDEDQEEGFSAQVKILFDQVALDYLDLESLVFLAERAAERLTGS
- a CDS encoding DUF481 domain-containing protein, with amino-acid sequence MILILIVGLLFLGVAPAAGVELHLKNGDRLTGEILKEESGVVILATPYGTLRIPKEDILPAKSLPPAASPKEPWRIRVSVGLEHDSGNTDYQSYRAMVAAKKKWPRGRLETDVFYEYALSEGATDKDRLRGDFFYDYSLAPRLSFFTKDLFEVDKEADLDLRLQGGTGLSYYLYGPDESHLQLLFGLSFDYEDYRRKGAYLVTRALLGLKGAKRLAQLNLEAEATYQPKFSQPEDYQFEGKVRLGLPLLKNLQFSLRLEDLYRSRVPEGTEKNDLKILSTLDWLFEW
- the pyk gene encoding pyruvate kinase; amino-acid sequence: MKLPRQKTKIVATIGPASDSVKTIKKMIREGMNIARINLAHGDKESHRRTIQRIREAARAAGGEVTIMADLPGPKLRIGRLAKEPLQLEKGEEVILSTGPATGYRKVIPVDFAELPRVVRPGKTIFLNDGFVQLRVEKVQGAEVHCRVVVGGSLRSHKGINIPGVDLGISAVTQQDLELLSFALKEAVEAISVSFVEKPEDIQQVRQFAQDLGYQPFIIAKIERAAAVKNIASILSVADGIMVARGDLGVEMPIEEIAVVQKRLIHLANQAAKPVITATQMLESMTENSRPTRAEVTDVTNAILDGTDCLMLSEETATGNYPVEAVAMMARIARAAEAASNRLPLWREHFEPPVGKKVAVEDIIALDIYLTVNRLPASLVITPTESGATARRVARFRLPVWIAAFTPSLATCRQLQFSYGVLAIQVTSRPQSWRRLAQSWAQRAGFRRGYAVIVQGPSPDHPQAPHRLEILDLTHKELETLSES
- a CDS encoding FmdB family zinc ribbon protein, producing MPIYEFCCLECGEVFETLQRLGDSPPVCPLCQSGRVEKLISAPGAVIDRGASVRQRETSILRRAGEYLRDGKVAEARRFLKEAQEHVRTDSIKRLSDRLQQQPRGGYLVSKPAAVITKKKS